A region of the Elusimicrobiota bacterium genome:
AAGATGTCCAAAAAGCTGAAAGAGCTTGATGTAATGAAAGACAGTTTTGTTTCAAGCGTATCTCACGAGCTCAGGTCTCCTTTGGCTGCGATCGGCGGCTACTGTGATTTCTTACTTGATGCTTTGAACAAGAATTTAACAAAAGAAAAGCAAGAAAAAAGCCTTAAGATTATTAAAGATGCCGCGATAAGATTGACTGGTTTTGTCAATAATATTTTGGATTTGACGAAAATAAAAGCCGGGCATTTTGAGCTCAGAAAAGTGCCGGTTGATATATATCAGATTACGTGTGAAATTGTATCGCTCTTTGAATCCCTTGCGGAAAAACAGAAAAAAAAGATAAAAATTGATATCAGCGAGCATCTTCCTAATGTTAATGCCGATCAGGAAAAGATAAAACAGATTATGACAAATCTTTTGGGAAATGCCCTGAAATTTACTTCAGAAAATGATGTAATTACTATAAGCGCTAAAGTTGTAGAGCCGCACAGGGGAATATCTTTAAGAGCTGGCCTGCGTAGATATTTGGAAGTGTGGGTTCAGGATACCGGAATAGGGATCCCTCAGGAAGACTTAAGAAGTGTTTTTGACAAGTTTTATCAGGTCAGTGAAAGCGAAACAAAAAAACCGAAAGGAACCGGGCTTGGCCTTGCGATTGTGGCTGAAATTATTAAAATGCATGACGGCAAGGTATGGGTGGAAAGTGTTTTAGGGAAAGGTTCAACATTTAAATTTATATTGCCAATGTGAAATTGGTAAACTAAAATAGGCGGTAAAGTGGCAAAAATATTAGTAATTGATGACGAACCGAGTTTAAGGGATATGCTGGATGATATCCTTACTATGGAAGGATTTAAGGTAATTACTGCTGTAAACGGGGAAGAAGGTTTAAGAAAAATTTATGATGAGTCCCCGGATTTAATCATTTTAGACTGTTCAATGCCTGTTTTGGACGGCTATGAAGTTTTAGAGCGAATGAGAAAAGATCCTGTTCTTTACAGCAAGCCAGTGATTATGCTCACGGTTTTAAGCGGTGAATATGATGAGATTAAGGGGCTTGAGCTTGGCGCTGATGACTATATAACGAAGCCGTTTAGGTCAGCTCAGCTGATAGCCAGAATTAATTCAGTATTGGAAAGGAAAGGTTTAAAGTAAAAAAACTTTCAGGTATCTTTTACATTGAATTTGAGTTATGAGCAGGAAAAAGATAATTGTTATAGATGATTCTAAAGCTTTTCAGGAGACTATAAGCGAGATTTTGTCGTTTGAAGGTTTTGAAGTAATTAAAGCGTCCAGCGGAAGCGAGGGTTTGGAAAAAATTTATGGCGCTTCTCCTGATCTTGTGCTCCTTGACTGCGTGATGCCCGGGATAGACGGATATAATGTGGTTAGGGCTATGAGAGAAGACCCATTATTATTCAATAAACCGGTCATCATGCTTACGGGAAAAGACACGGAGTTTGATGAAATAACGGGGCTTGAACTTGGCATTGACGACTATATTGTAAAACCGTTTGATCCGGGGGTGTTGATTACAAGGATTAAGGCGATATTTTCAAGATCGGAAGAGTTTATAAGTTCAGGTTCTTTGGCATTGTTATCAGGAAATACTGCTGTTAAGGAAGAAATAGAAAAAAGGATCAAAAGCGATTTTTCTTTTACTATTATCAGTGCGAACCTTAACAATTTTAAAAGTTTCAATGATATGTACGGCTTTCAAAGAGGGGATGAATTAATAAAAAGCACGGTTAGCCTTTTTTTGAAAGTTGTACGCGAGATGGGTTCTAAAGAAGATTTTGTAGGCCATGTTTCGGGAGATGATTTTGTAATTTTAACGAAGTTTGACAAGCCTGAAATTATTTGTGAAAGACTTATAAAGCTTTTTGACGAAAGTGTAGCGATGTATTACGATGAAGAAGACAGAAAAAAGGGATATATACTGATAAAAAACAGGAAAGGGGAAGAAAATAAGTTCCCTTTAGTAACAATTACGATGGCGGTAGTTCCAAATGATACAAAAAAAGTTGTTCATTACGGGCAAATTATTCAAATAGCGTCAGAAATTAGAAAAATCGCAAGGCAAAGGGAAAAAAGCTCATACTTTGTTGACAGGCGGAAAAAATGATTAGTAAAAAAATTCATATTATTGACGATGATGATCAGATAAGAAGCCTCTTGGAAGATGTCTTTAAGGAAGAGGGGTATATGGTCATATCAAGCGCGGATACGGAAGAAGGTTACAAGAAAGTCCTTAAATCTCAGCCTGATTTAGTGATCCTTGACATAAAAATTCCTCGTATAGGAGGAATTGAGCTATGCCGGCTTATACGCTCTAATCCTCAGACTAAGAATGTCCCCATAATTATGCTTACCGTTGAATCTTCTGAAACGGATAAGATTATAGGATTAGAAATGGGAGCTGACGATTATGTCACAAAGCCTTTTAACAATAAGGAATTAATTGCCAGAGTAAAATCTTTGTTAAGAAGGGTAGAAAGAAAAGAGGAAGTGCAGGCAATCAAGGTAGACGGGCTTGAACTGAATATAATTTCACGAACCGTTCATTTAGCTAAAAAAGAAATTGCTCTTAGGCCTAAAGAATTTGACCTTTTATATGTGTTTTTAAAAAAACCCAATGTGGTTTTAGACAGAGACTTCATTCTTGAAAGCGTTTTTGAATACCAGACAGCGGTTACCACACGGACCATTGATACTCATATAAAAAACTTAAGGCAGGCGCTGGGAAAATGGTCCAAAAGGATTGTAACGATGTTCGGCAGAGGATTTAAATTTGTTCCTCAGAAGGAAATAAAAAAGGCCTATGGCAGGAAAA
Encoded here:
- a CDS encoding HAMP domain-containing sensor histidine kinase, whose protein sequence is MSLRTKFTIYISLLILFVILGISISIFISQKSMYSTLLEQTRERIFRDLVYTCNESLVVRDEIQIFNVISSVIKVHSPKIVYAGYVSPFGTVLFKSRDHEESLKYRISSVSGETIEDFFSPNKKEQIREYSVPFFIREEYRGTIRVGFSQSYHERQIKEMLVLLTKKIFEAAAIAFAAGIIIANILAFYLNKPILALAVAAESIGNGDLNARVEIDRRDELGSLGHSFNKMSKKLKELDVMKDSFVSSVSHELRSPLAAIGGYCDFLLDALNKNLTKEKQEKSLKIIKDAAIRLTGFVNNILDLTKIKAGHFELRKVPVDIYQITCEIVSLFESLAEKQKKKIKIDISEHLPNVNADQEKIKQIMTNLLGNALKFTSENDVITISAKVVEPHRGISLRAGLRRYLEVWVQDTGIGIPQEDLRSVFDKFYQVSESETKKPKGTGLGLAIVAEIIKMHDGKVWVESVLGKGSTFKFILPM
- a CDS encoding response regulator, with the translated sequence MAKILVIDDEPSLRDMLDDILTMEGFKVITAVNGEEGLRKIYDESPDLIILDCSMPVLDGYEVLERMRKDPVLYSKPVIMLTVLSGEYDEIKGLELGADDYITKPFRSAQLIARINSVLERKGLK
- a CDS encoding response regulator, with the protein product MSRKKIIVIDDSKAFQETISEILSFEGFEVIKASSGSEGLEKIYGASPDLVLLDCVMPGIDGYNVVRAMREDPLLFNKPVIMLTGKDTEFDEITGLELGIDDYIVKPFDPGVLITRIKAIFSRSEEFISSGSLALLSGNTAVKEEIEKRIKSDFSFTIISANLNNFKSFNDMYGFQRGDELIKSTVSLFLKVVREMGSKEDFVGHVSGDDFVILTKFDKPEIICERLIKLFDESVAMYYDEEDRKKGYILIKNRKGEENKFPLVTITMAVVPNDTKKVVHYGQIIQIASEIRKIARQREKSSYFVDRRKK
- a CDS encoding response regulator transcription factor: MISKKIHIIDDDDQIRSLLEDVFKEEGYMVISSADTEEGYKKVLKSQPDLVILDIKIPRIGGIELCRLIRSNPQTKNVPIIMLTVESSETDKIIGLEMGADDYVTKPFNNKELIARVKSLLRRVERKEEVQAIKVDGLELNIISRTVHLAKKEIALRPKEFDLLYVFLKKPNVVLDRDFILESVFEYQTAVTTRTIDTHIKNLRQALGKWSKRIVTMFGRGFKFVPQKEIKKAYGRKKAKKR